A part of Vigna radiata var. radiata cultivar VC1973A chromosome 11, Vradiata_ver6, whole genome shotgun sequence genomic DNA contains:
- the LOC106777518 gene encoding uncharacterized protein LOC106777518 isoform X1, which yields MDYDDNDFQNQNLHLAGEGSAKFPPVLRPYALPKFDFDESLQANLRFDSLVETEVFLGIESNEDNQWIDAFSRGGSGIEFSSTAAESCPISRHGNVWSEATSSESVEMLLKSVGQEDYIPRQIVIQESDACDELACLAKQMDTNSKFEDKNEFTDSISDVHPSSGTHASFSELKEDVGMDKPQDGFSQDREGELSFDGPSSNPELSDISRSYDLPLSEGSLSPYINDKNKNSSQREVEIVNDDSSPIKTQGDSSAVHTNFAESSMSNMHDEKQGPIQEHTNNQDLESSVMDEAVLVDTQTQERDAVGTDVHHLDKSLHSIPAVVTLEGGDLVDGLQSGLVSLENSSRMESVAVSDLQKAEKSSEGGDQSQNNASEDLMLLKDVVMADQSVPNTHDLPEISIKDDSISMGQVIEVGNSNSENLPNMQQNMDVTKVIYGGSSVTKEVELLNTNVNTVILSSKVEASMVTAEENNISNTSEGNDDNSVGFTNSSVTDLSTKSSILGESTQLCANNDPQRQNEYGKSEQVISVNDQDQLLNTANHVDTNILSSKLETSVFTEEENNISIISEGISDNRVGGFSSSGVLTVSTKSSILGDSTQMCVSNQSDRQNDSDESKRVPTDSSQMDCDVDQSHLVDKGVVSSCLSESSLETALMTSSISTHSIPVNKSVSQAVLQNSSLTLHEADIPPFSQVVSSHEGTSHNDFQGITPVGYSSAKGNEESAGKEAEEAGPATIIGSSERETGPCPVVTEDEKTQSSDISSQLLSENLGTISAVKIGEPQGTKNDKVIQESAKEISIPQVICASLDNKSEGVALSSIKDDKETVQENPDKPSSEKLDDIAPKNQDSTSSASVPNSCIDLPETGGGSFPANNSCDPSSTLGSPSQTENDKNQIKASAKPNTQVSEMINGSSKDTLSTAQDLKENKTKDERSSTPEVNSVADLSKKDVADVNAEGADKMQSIPVTETVKKSSAVEGFPTSGIGPSKTKAVRKASHGNQQISDVGIVHSASKATPERKTRRVSNKSAGKESSRRGSHAKDTTVARQSERGDKPTKVTLSPSPGFQMMQSNEVQQYGHIEPNSTKSFALVNTSTSSLPDLNTSASPILFHQPFTDVQQVQLRAQIFVYGALIQGTVPDEAYMISAFGGSDGGRSLWENAWRACMERQHGQKSHPANPETPVQPRSVARSSDLLPKQSAIQGKSISSPLGRTNSKATPPIVNPLIPLSSPLWSLSTLGVGGDSLQSSALARGSVVDYPQAITSLHPYQTTPVRNFLGPNTPWISQTPLRGTWIASPTPVPDNSTHISASPVSDTIKLGPIKVSQPPSSSIKNVTSGLPTSGAGFQSIFAGAASLIDANNMAVSPAQHSSDPKPKKRKKVVVSEDFGQRDLQSLAPAVGSHTSTSFAVVAPGGNVPITTVEKSVVSVSPLVDQSKNDQNVEKRIMSDESLMKVKEAKDHAEEAAALAAAAVNHSIELWNQLDKHKNSGLMPDIEAKLASAAVAAAAAAAIAKAAAAAANVASNAALQAKLMADEALLSSGYDNSSQSNQISLSDGTNNLGKATSASILNGANGTSSPGSIIIAAKEAVKRRVDAASAATKRAENMDAIVKAAELAAEAVSQAGKIVSMGDPLTLSQLVEAGPEGCLKSARDSSQQFGNFKDSMANIDNVIDIPETYAQNRDILSGSRISSSIKVNEKKSRGSKGRKVISDLIKPVDKVHVTTPETEAPFNVSDGFEVLDRSSIKEGLLIEVFKDDEGFKAAWFPANILSLKDGKAYVCYNSLVAAEGAGPLKEWVSLECDGDKPPRIRTARPVTALQYEGTRKRRRAAMGDYAWSVGDRVDAWLQESWWEGVVTEKNKKDETSYTVHFPAFGETLVVRAWHLRPSLVWKDGKWIEPSKVGANNSSTNEGDTPQEKRPKLGTHAVELKGKDKMPKGVDVVESAKPDEITLLNLTENDKVFNIGKNSKNQNKLDAHRTVRSGLQKESKVIFGVPKPGKKRKFMEVSKHYVAHESSKANDISDSVKLANFLMPPSSGSRGWKNGSKEKHGADSKAKTSKSGKPLCFWVVIPAKDISLSNAFSHAIELTGTTERIKDYSSHLKNASQSESKVERAPHSTTDGTTQVPILYSSLVDVLPPKRASSSRASKGKLAPARDKMGKGDTDKALNDNSIKSASDVVEPRRSNRRIQPTSRLLEGLQSSLIISKIPSVSHNRNTKAG from the exons ATGGATTATGATGACAATGATTTTCAAAACCAGAATCTCCATTTAGCTGGTGAAGGTAGTGCCAAGTTTCCTCCAGTATTAAGGCCATATGCTCTTCCcaagtttgattttgatgaaagcCTTCAAGCAAATTTAAGATTTGATAGTTTAGTAGAAACTGAAGTTTTCCTTGGCATTGAAAGCAACGAAGATAACCAGTGGATTGACGCATTCTCTCGAGGTGGTAGTGGAATAGAGTTCAGTTCAACTGCAGCTGAATCTTGTCCTATATCAAGGCATGGCAATGTTTGGTCAGAGGCCACTTCCTCAGAATCTGTTGAAATGCTTTTAAAATCTGTTGGACAGGAAGATTATATTCCTAGACAAATAGTTATTCAGGAATCAGATGCCTGTGATGAACTGGCTTGCTTAGCTAAGCAAATGGACACCAATTCTAAATTTGAGGACAAAAATGAATTTACAGACAGTATTTCAGATGTACATCCATCTAGTGGTACTCATGCAAGTTTTTCTGAATTGAAAGAAGATGTAGGAATGGATAAGCCTCAGGATGGATTCTCCCAAGACCGTGAAGGGGAATTATCCTTTGATGGACCTTCAAGTAATCCTGAACTAAGTGATATCAGTAGAAGTTATGACTTGCCTCTGTCTGAAGGGAGTTTGTCTCCCTatattaatgacaaaaataagaatTCAAGTCAAAGAGAAGTTGAGATCGTTAATGATGATTCATCTCCTATTAAAACTCAAGGTGATTCATCTGCCGTGCACACTAATTTTGCTGAATCTTCTATGAGTAATATGCATGATGAGAAGCAAGGTCCTATTCAAGAACATACTAATAATCAAGATTTGGAATCTTCTGTGATGGATGAAGCTGTTTTGGTAGACACACAGACTCAGGAAAGAGATGCTGTTGGGACTGATGTGCACCACCTGGATAAATCCCTTCATTCAATCCCTGCAGTAGTGACTTTGGAAGGTGGGGATCTAGTTGATGGTCTTCAGAGTGGGTTAGTTAGTTTAGAGAATTCCAGTAGAATGGAATCTGTTGCGGTTTCTGACTTGCAGAAAGCTGAAAAAAGCAGTGAAGGTGGTGATCAGTCTCAGAACAATGCAAGTGAAGACTTAATGTTGCTTAAAGATGTGGTAATGGCTGATCAGTCTGTACCAAATACACATGATTTGCCAGAAATATCAATCAAAGACGATTCAATCTCTATGGGGCAAGTGATTGAGGTTGGTAATTCCAATTCTGAAAATCTTCCCAATATGCAGCAAAATATGGATGTCACTAAAGTGATATATGGTGGTAGCAGTGTTACTAAGGAAGTTGAGCTGTTGAACACTAATGTGAACACAGTGATTTTATCAAGCAAGGTTGAGGCATCTATGGTCACTGCAGAGGAAAATAACATTTCCAATACTAGTGAAGGAAATGATGACAACAGTGTAGGTTTTACAAATAGCAGTGTGACTGACCTTTCAACAAAATCTTCCATTTTGGGTGAGTCTACTCAACTATGTGCAAACAATGATCCTCAGAGACAAAATGAATATGGAAAATCCGAGCAAGTTATCTCTGTCAATGATCAGGATCAGCTGCTGAACACTGCTAATCATGTGGATACAAATATTTTGTCAAGCAAATTGGAGACATCTGTCTTTACAGAAGAGGAAAATAACATTTCTATTATCAGTGAAGGAATTAGTGACAATAGGGTAGGAGGTTTTTCAAGCAGTGGTGTGTTGACTGTTTCAACAAAATCTTCCATTTTGGGTGATTCTACTCAAATGTGTGTGAGCAATCAATCTGACAGACAGAACGACAGTGATGAAAGTAAAAGAGTTCCTACTGATTCTAGCCAAATGGATTGTGATGTTGATCAATCCCATCTTGTGGATAAGGGAGTGGTTTCATCATGTCTTAGTGAAAGTAGCTTGGAAACTGCATTGATGACTTCCTCAATATCAACCCATTCTATACCTGTCAACAAATCAG TTTCACAAGCTGTTTTGCAAAATAGTAGTTTGACATTACATGAAGCAGACATTCCACCTTTTAGCCAAGTTGTTTCCAGTCATGAAGGTACTAGTCACAACGATTTTCAAGGGATAACTCCTGTTGGATATTCTTCTGCCAAGGGAAATGAAGAATCTGCAGGAAAAGAAGCTGAGGAAGCAGGCCCAGCTACCATTATTGGATCTTCTGAAAGGGAAACTGGTCCTTGTCCTGTTGTCACAGAAGATGAAAAAACCCAGTCTTCTGATATTTCTAGTCAACTGTTATCAGAGAATTTAGGAACTATTAGTGCTGTAAAGATTGGTGAACCTcaaggaacaaaaaatgataaagttaTTCAAGAATCTGCAAAAGAGATTAGTATTCCTCAAGTTATATGTGCGTCTTTGGACAACAAGAGTGAAGGTGTTGCACTGTCTTCGATTAAGGATGACAAGGAGACTGTGCAGGAGAATCCTGACAAGCCTTCCTCAGAAAAATTAG ATGACATTGCACCTAAAAACCAAGATTCTACATCTTCTGCATCTGTACCGAACTCTTGCATTGATTTACCTGAGACTGGAGGTGGAAGCTTTCCTGCAAACAATAGTTGTGATCCTTCCAGCACACTTGGAAGCCCTTCTCAGactgaaaatgataaaaatcaaatcaaggCTTCTGCTAAACCGAACACCCAAGTTTCTGAGATGATAAATGGTAGTTCAAAAGATACATTGTCTACTGCTCAAGATTTAAAGGAGAATAAAACTAAAGATGAAAGAAGCTCAACTCCTGAGGTAAATTCAGTGGCTGATTTGTCCAAAAAGGATGTTGCAGATGTGAATGCAGAAGGTGCTGACAAGATGCAATCAATTCCTGTTACTGAAACAGTAAAAAAATCATCA GCTGTGGAGGGATTTCCTACTTCTGGGATAGGTCCTTCAAAAACCAAAGCTGTTAGAAAAGCATCTCATGGAAATCAACAAATATCAGATGTAGGGATTGTACACAGTGCTTCTAAAGCTACACCTGAGCGCAAAACTAGGCGAGTATCTAATAAGAGTGCTGGAAAAGAATCTTCTAGAAGAGGAAGTCATGCGAAGGACACTACTGTGGCTAGACAGTCAGAAAGAGGTGATAAACCAACCAAAGTTACCCTGAGCCCATCTCCTGGTTTCCAGATGATGCAGTCAAATGAGGTGCAGCAGTATGGGCACATTGAGCCAAATAGTACAAAGTCATTTGCTCTTGTAAATACTTCAACATCTAGCCTTCCGGATTTGAACACTTCTGCTTCTCCTATTTTATTTCATCAGCCTTTCACAGATGTGCAGCAAGTACAATTACGTGCACAGATCTTTGTCTATGGAGCTTTGAT TCAAGGCACAGTACCAGATGAGGCTTACATGATATCAGCCTTTGGGGGATCAG ATGGTGGTAGGAGCCTTTGGGAGAATGCTTGGCGTGCCTGCATGGAAAGGCAACATGGTCAAAAATCTCATCCTGCTAACCCAGAAACACCTGTGCAACCAAGATCTG TTGCTAGAAGCTCTGATTTGCTGCCTAAGCAAAGTGCTATTCAAGGGAAAAGTATCTCCTCACCACTTGGTCGAACCAACAGCAAGGCTACTCCACCAATTGTAAACCCCTTAATACCTCTTTCATCCCCCCTTTGGAGTCTATCAACTCTGGGTGTAGGTGGTGATTCTCTGCAGTCTAGTGCCCTTGCAAGAGGTTCTGTTGTGGATTATCCACAGGCAATTACTTCATTGCATCCTTATCAAACTACTCCTGTAAGGAACTTTCTTGGACCCAACACACCTTGGATATCCCAGACACCCCTCCGAGGAACATGGATTGCTTCTCCAACTCCTGTACCTGATAATAGCACCCATATTTCTGCATCACCTGTCTCGGATACAATTAAGCTAGGCCCAATCAAAGTATCTCAGCCTCCTTCCTCTAGCATAAAGAATGTTACTTCTGGTCTCCCTACTTCTGGTGCAGGTTTTCAGAGTATCTTTGCAGGAGCTGCCTCTTTGATTGATGCAAACAATATGGCAGTATCACCTGCTCAACATTCTTCAGATCCAAAgcccaagaaaagaaaaaaagttgtggTATCTGAGGATTTTGGCCAGAGGGATTTGCAATCACTGGCTCCTGCTGTTGGTAGCCATACATCTACTTCTTTTGCAGTTGTGGCCCCAGGTGGGAATGTGCCAATAACTACTGTTGAAAAATCAGTTGTGTCTGTATCTCCTCTTGTTGATCAATCAAAAAATGATCAAAatgttgagaaaagaattaTGTCAGATGAGTCTCTTATGAAAGTTAAGGAGGCAAAAGATCATGCCGAGGAGGCTGCTGCCCTGGCTGCTGCTGCAGTGAATCATAGCATAGAGTTATGGAATCAGTTGGATAAGCATAAAAATTCTGGCTTGATGCCAGATATTGAAGCTAAATTAGCTTCTGCGGCAGTTGCAGCTGCAGCAGCAGCTGCCATTGCAAAGGCAGCAGCTGCAGCTGCCAATGTTGCATCAAATGCTGCTCTTCAAGCAAAATTAATGGCTGATGAAGCATTACTTTCATCTGGTTATGATAATTCAAGCCAAAGTAATCAAATTTCTCTTTCTGACGGTACCAATAACTTGGGTAAAGCTACCTCTGCTTCCATCTTGAATGGTGCTAATGGAACTAGCAGTCCTGGTTCTATCATTATTGCTGCCAAGGAAGCTGTTAAAAGGAGAGTGGATGCTGCTTCAGCTGCCACTAAAAGAGCTGAAAATATGGATGCCATTGTTAAGGCTGCTGAACTGGCAGCGGAAGCTGTATCTCAAGCAGGAAAGATTGTAAGTATGGGTGATCCTTTGACATTAAGCCAGTTAGTAGAAGCTGGCCCGGAGGGATGTTTGAAATCAGCCCGGGACTCTTCTCAGCAATTTGGAAATTTCAAAGACAGTATGGCGAACATTGACAATGTGATAGATATTCCTGAAACTTATGCACAAAACAGAGACATTTTATCTGGTAGTAGAATTTCGTCTTCCATTAAGGTCAATGAAAAGAAATCAAGAGGATCGAAGGGGCGCAAGGTTATTTCTGATTTAATCAAGCCTGTTGATAAGGTTCATGTAACTACACCTGAAACTGAGGCTCCTTTTAATGTTAGTGATGGATTTGAGGTTCTGGATAGAAGTAGCATCAAGGAAGGCTTACTCATAGAG GTTTTTAAGGATGATGAAGGGTTTAAAGCCGCATGGTTTCCAGCCAATATTTTGAGTTTGAAGGATGGTAAAGCATATGTATGCTACAATTCACTTGTAGCTGCTGAAG GTGCCGGACCCTTGAAAGAATGGGTATCACTTGAATGTGATGGAGACAAACCCCCCAGAATACGCACTGCTCGCCCTGTTACTGCTTTACAATATGAAGGAACGAGAAAGAGACGCAGAGCTGCTATGGGAGATTATGCTTGGTCAGTTGGGGATAGAGTTGATGCATGGTTACAAGAAAG CTGGTGGGAAGGAGTAGTCACagagaagaataaaaaggaTGAAACATCATATACTGTTCACTTTCCTG CTTTTGGAGAAACACTGGTTGTCAGAGCTTGGCATCTCCGTCCATCCCTTGTTTGGAAGGATGGTAAATGGATTGAACCTTCCAAAGTGGGAGCAAATAATAGTTCTACAAATGAG GGTGATACACCGCAAGAAAAACGACCTAAACTGGGTACTCATGCGGTAGAGCTAAAAGGGAAAGACAAAATGCCGAAAGGCGTTGATGTTGTGGAGTCCGCAAAACCTGATGAGATAACATTACTTAATTTGACTGAAAATGATAAAGTTTTTAACATTGGTAAGAACAGCAAGAATCAAAATAAACTGGATGCACACAGAACGGTAAGGAGCGGTCTTCaaaaagaatcaaaagtaaTTTTTGGTGTTCCTAAACCcgggaagaagagaaaatttatGGAAGTAAGCAAGCATTACGTGGCACATGAAAGCAGCAAGGCCAATGATATAAGTGATTCGGTTAAACTGGCAAATTTCTTGATGCCTCCTAGTTCAGGGTCCAGAGGTTGGAAAAATGGTTCCAAAGAGAAACATGGAGCCGATTCAAAGGCCAAGACAAGTAAGTCTGGAAAACCACTGTGTTTTTGGGTAGTAATTCCAGCAAAAGACATTTCTTTATCAAATGCGTTTTCTCATGCCATTGAGCTGACAGGTACGACGGAAAGGATAAAGGATTATTCAAGTCACTTAAAGAATGCTTCCCAGAGCGAAAGTAAGGTGGAGAGAGCACCCCACTCCACGACTGATGGAACAACTCAAGTACCAATTTTGTATTCATCACTGGTTGATGTCCTTCCACCTAAAAGGGCATCCTCATCAAGGGCAAGCAAAGGAAAACTTGCGCCTGCCCGGGATAAGATGGGTAAAGGTGACACCGATAAGGCTTTAAATGACAATTCCATCAAATCAGCATCTGATGTCGTTGAGCCCCGCAGATCCAATCGCAGGATCCAGCCAACATCAAGA CTATTAGAAGGATTGCAAAGCTCTTTGATCATTTCTAAGATTCCTTCGGTTTCACATAATCGTAATACTAAAG CAGGTTAA